The following proteins come from a genomic window of Flavobacterium crocinum:
- a CDS encoding CoA transferase subunit A, which yields MITKKENNVQDAINGIENGMTIMFGGFGLCGIPENTIAALVNTSISDLTCISNNAGVDDFGLGLLLQKKQIKKMISSYVGENAEFERQMLSGELEVELTPQGTLAERCRAAQAGIPAFFTPAGYGTEVAEGKEAREFNGKMHIMEEAFKADFAIVKAWKGDEAGNLIFKGTARNFNACMAGAGKITIAEVEELVPVGSLDPNQIHIPGIMVQRIFQGEKFEKRIEQRTVRARN from the coding sequence ATGATAACAAAAAAAGAAAATAACGTTCAGGATGCTATTAACGGAATTGAAAACGGCATGACCATCATGTTTGGCGGTTTCGGATTATGTGGTATTCCTGAAAACACAATTGCAGCTTTAGTAAATACTTCTATTTCAGATTTAACTTGTATTTCCAACAATGCGGGAGTTGATGATTTTGGTTTAGGATTGTTGCTGCAGAAAAAGCAGATCAAGAAAATGATTTCTTCTTATGTGGGAGAGAATGCCGAATTCGAACGTCAAATGCTTTCAGGAGAATTGGAAGTTGAATTGACTCCCCAAGGAACTCTTGCAGAACGTTGTCGTGCCGCGCAGGCTGGAATTCCGGCTTTCTTTACACCGGCAGGTTACGGAACAGAAGTCGCCGAAGGAAAAGAAGCACGTGAATTCAACGGGAAAATGCATATTATGGAAGAAGCTTTCAAAGCCGATTTTGCTATTGTGAAAGCATGGAAAGGAGATGAAGCAGGAAATTTAATCTTCAAAGGAACAGCCAGAAACTTCAATGCTTGCATGGCAGGCGCAGGAAAAATCACAATTGCCGAAGTGGAAGAATTGGTTCCCGTTGGTTCTTTAGATCCAAATCAGATTCATATTCCTGGAATTATGGTACAGCGTATCTTTCAGGGAGAGAAATTTGAAAAGAGAATTGAACAGCGAACCGTAAGAGCTAGAAATTAG